Proteins found in one Solitalea lacus genomic segment:
- a CDS encoding NAD-dependent epimerase/dehydratase family protein, which yields MENYWFFEEMGKVKQTLITGATGFVGKSLQSYLSPTFEMELLSVRYLPNPRFEIKSDAIIHLAGKAHDLKKVSNPREYYESNFELTRQMFDAFLTSKASVFIFMSTVKAVADEVKGVLTEQTNPNPKTHYGIAKYQAEQYILSKELPSEKRVYILRPCIIHGPGNKGNLNLLYQLVEKGFPWPLGAFENKRSFLSIENLCFVIKELLENENIPSGVYQLADDESLSTNELIQLLSNTLERKCSIWPISVSWIKRMAKIGDHLCLPLNSERLQKLTENYIVSNDKIVKAIGKSLPISSEEGLRRTFISFRKKKLYK from the coding sequence TTGGAAAATTATTGGTTTTTTGAAGAAATGGGAAAAGTAAAACAGACTTTAATTACTGGTGCGACAGGGTTTGTTGGTAAAAGCTTGCAAAGCTATTTGTCTCCAACTTTTGAAATGGAATTATTAAGTGTCCGCTATTTGCCTAATCCGCGATTTGAGATAAAAAGTGATGCGATAATTCATTTAGCGGGGAAAGCTCACGATTTAAAAAAAGTATCAAATCCTCGGGAATATTACGAATCCAATTTTGAGCTGACCCGACAAATGTTTGATGCCTTTTTAACATCTAAAGCCTCTGTTTTTATTTTTATGAGTACTGTAAAAGCTGTGGCAGATGAAGTCAAAGGGGTTTTAACTGAACAAACCAATCCTAATCCTAAAACACATTATGGTATCGCTAAATATCAGGCTGAACAGTATATTCTATCAAAAGAATTACCATCGGAGAAACGAGTTTATATTTTGAGGCCATGTATTATACATGGACCCGGAAATAAGGGAAATCTTAATTTGTTATATCAACTGGTAGAAAAAGGATTTCCATGGCCGTTGGGAGCCTTTGAAAACAAACGTTCGTTTTTGAGTATTGAAAATCTGTGTTTTGTTATAAAGGAATTACTGGAAAATGAAAATATTCCATCTGGTGTGTACCAACTTGCAGATGATGAATCATTATCTACAAACGAATTAATTCAATTATTAAGCAATACTTTGGAACGAAAATGTAGTATTTGGCCAATTTCTGTTTCTTGGATTAAAAGAATGGCCAAAATTGGAGACCATTTGTGTTTACCATTAAATTCAGAGCGACTGCAAAAGCTGACAGAGAATTATATAGTGAGTAATGATAAAATTGTAAAGGCAATCGGTAAATCATTGCCTATTTCCTCAGAAGAGGGGTTGAGGAGAACGTTTATTTCGTTTAGAAAAAAAAAACTATATAAATGA
- a CDS encoding SDR family NAD(P)-dependent oxidoreductase has product MKSILRIDEFIKQFITERDNSLFKEDLSSFHTELEKKITDKNVLVIGGAGTIGSSYIKALLRFKVKKLVVVDINENGLTELVRDLRSSDDLFVPVDIKTYPINFSDSVFEKIFKKEGPFHIVANFAAHKHVRSEKDQFSIEAMIENNVIKAKKLLDLLLDSPPEHFFCVSTDKAANPVNVMGASKKLMEDVILAYSAKMPITTARFANVAFSNGSLPFGFIERLMKKQPLSSPSNIRRYFVSPQESGELCLLACILGKSGEIFFPKLNEKDMKTFSEIAVKLLETLGYQADFCSTEDEARKKALVLDSQSTHYPVYFFESDTSGEKPYEEFYTENEMKDMNTFAQLGVIKDAQRKEISEIEETFSVLMQLFENDEITKADIVEALKIYLPNFEHIEKGKSLDQRM; this is encoded by the coding sequence ATGAAAAGCATTTTAAGAATTGATGAATTTATCAAGCAATTTATCACAGAAAGAGACAATAGTTTATTTAAAGAGGATTTAAGTAGTTTTCATACTGAACTGGAAAAGAAAATCACAGACAAAAATGTATTAGTAATAGGAGGTGCAGGAACGATCGGCTCCTCATATATTAAAGCATTGCTGCGATTTAAAGTAAAGAAGCTTGTTGTAGTAGATATAAACGAAAATGGCTTAACGGAGTTGGTAAGGGATTTACGTAGTTCTGATGATTTATTCGTTCCAGTTGATATTAAAACCTATCCAATTAACTTTAGTGATTCTGTTTTTGAAAAGATATTCAAAAAAGAAGGTCCATTTCATATCGTTGCAAATTTTGCGGCTCATAAACATGTTAGAAGTGAAAAGGATCAGTTCTCAATTGAGGCAATGATCGAGAATAACGTGATCAAGGCGAAGAAGTTGTTGGATCTACTGTTAGATTCACCACCTGAACATTTCTTTTGTGTCTCTACCGATAAGGCGGCTAATCCTGTAAATGTTATGGGCGCTTCGAAAAAGTTAATGGAAGATGTAATTTTGGCTTATTCAGCTAAGATGCCAATTACTACAGCGCGCTTTGCTAATGTGGCGTTTTCTAATGGGAGTCTCCCTTTTGGGTTCATTGAGAGATTGATGAAGAAGCAACCACTTTCGAGTCCTTCAAACATTCGAAGATATTTTGTTTCCCCTCAAGAATCAGGTGAGTTGTGCTTATTGGCTTGTATCCTGGGAAAATCGGGTGAAATATTTTTTCCTAAACTTAATGAAAAGGATATGAAGACTTTTTCTGAAATCGCTGTAAAACTATTGGAAACATTAGGATATCAAGCTGATTTTTGTTCTACAGAAGATGAAGCACGTAAAAAAGCGTTGGTTTTAGATAGCCAATCAACTCATTATCCTGTTTATTTCTTCGAGTCCGATACTTCAGGAGAAAAGCCATATGAAGAGTTTTATACTGAAAATGAGATGAAAGATATGAATACTTTTGCACAGCTCGGGGTAATCAAAGATGCTCAAAGAAAGGAAATTTCAGAAATTGAAGAAACGTTTAGCGTGTTAATGCAACTTTTTGAAAATGATGAAATAACCAAGGCTGATATCGTAGAAGCTTTAAAAATATATTTGCCAAATTTTGAACACATTGAAAAAGGAAAAAGTCTAGACCAACGCATGTAA
- a CDS encoding sugar transferase, translated as MYNLIKRLFDILISTIALLILLPLFIPIVILLKLSGEGYVFYFQRRIGFRNNYFDIWKFATMLKDSPNLGTGSITLRNDPRVTPMGGFLRKTKINELPQIINVLKGDMSIVGPRPLVDKTFSAYPESVRAVVYNSKPGITGIGSIIFRDEEFLISNSKLPPHEYYEKIIAPYKGDLEMWYQKNQSLLTDFKLIFLTAWVIVFPNSDLPYRFLEDLPIRDF; from the coding sequence ATGTATAATTTGATTAAAAGGTTATTCGATATATTGATATCAACCATTGCTTTATTGATACTTTTGCCTTTATTTATTCCAATTGTTATTCTGTTAAAATTAAGTGGAGAAGGTTATGTGTTTTATTTTCAGAGAAGAATAGGCTTTAGAAATAATTATTTTGATATCTGGAAATTTGCGACCATGCTTAAAGATAGCCCTAATTTGGGGACAGGCTCCATTACTTTAAGAAACGATCCTCGTGTAACGCCTATGGGAGGATTTCTTCGCAAAACCAAAATAAATGAATTGCCACAAATAATTAATGTTCTTAAAGGGGATATGAGTATAGTAGGCCCACGGCCGCTGGTTGATAAAACTTTTAGTGCTTATCCGGAAAGTGTTAGAGCAGTGGTTTATAATTCGAAACCAGGTATAACAGGTATAGGTTCAATTATCTTTCGCGATGAAGAATTCTTGATATCTAATTCTAAGTTGCCACCACACGAATATTATGAAAAAATTATTGCCCCATATAAAGGAGATTTGGAAATGTGGTATCAAAAGAACCAATCTTTATTGACGGATTTTAAACTAATATTTCTTACTGCATGGGTAATAGTGTTTCCCAATAGTGATCTTCCTTATAGATTTCTTGAGGATTTGCCAATCAGGGATTTTTAA
- the gmd gene encoding GDP-mannose 4,6-dehydratase: MKKALLTGVTGQDGAYLAEFLLKKGYEVHGIKRRSSLFNTDRIDHLYQDPHDENVRFKLHYGDLSDSTNLIRIIQEVQPDEIYNLGAMSHVKVSFDTPEYTANADGIGTLRILEAIRILGLEKKTKIYQASTSELYGLVQAVPQSETTPFYPRSPYAVAKMYAYWITVNYREAYNMFACNGILFNHESPLRGETFVTRKITRGTAKIALGLQDKLYLGNLDAKRDWGHAKDYVEAMWLILQQDQPEDYVIATGVTTTVRDFVRMSFAEVGVEIEFKGEGVDEKAYVVSCSNLDFILEEGAEVVAVDPRYFRPTEVDLLIGDPTKSKTKLGWEPKYDLPALVKEMMAADVTHFRKEKMLADAGYAVKNQYE; this comes from the coding sequence ATGAAAAAAGCACTACTTACAGGTGTCACAGGCCAAGACGGAGCATATTTAGCAGAATTTTTATTAAAAAAAGGATATGAAGTACACGGTATAAAGCGCCGTTCTTCATTATTTAATACTGATCGTATTGATCATTTATACCAGGATCCTCACGATGAAAATGTACGTTTTAAATTGCATTATGGAGATTTAAGTGATTCAACGAATCTAATTCGCATCATTCAGGAAGTGCAGCCTGATGAAATATACAATTTGGGGGCTATGAGTCATGTTAAGGTGAGCTTTGATACACCTGAATATACGGCTAATGCAGATGGAATTGGTACTCTTCGTATTTTAGAAGCCATTCGGATTTTAGGTTTGGAGAAAAAAACAAAAATCTATCAGGCTTCAACTTCTGAGCTGTATGGTTTGGTACAAGCAGTTCCACAATCAGAAACGACTCCCTTCTACCCGCGTTCTCCTTATGCAGTAGCAAAAATGTATGCATATTGGATTACGGTGAATTACCGCGAGGCTTATAATATGTTTGCTTGCAACGGCATTTTGTTCAACCATGAAAGTCCTTTACGTGGCGAAACCTTTGTTACCCGTAAAATAACGCGTGGTACTGCAAAAATTGCTTTAGGCTTACAGGATAAATTATACTTAGGTAACCTGGATGCGAAGCGAGATTGGGGACATGCGAAGGATTATGTTGAAGCCATGTGGTTAATCTTGCAACAAGACCAACCGGAAGATTATGTCATTGCTACTGGTGTAACCACTACTGTGCGCGATTTCGTGCGTATGTCTTTTGCTGAGGTTGGAGTCGAAATTGAATTCAAAGGAGAAGGTGTGGATGAAAAGGCTTATGTGGTTTCATGTTCAAATCTTGATTTTATTCTTGAAGAGGGAGCTGAAGTAGTTGCTGTTGATCCACGCTATTTCCGGCCAACTGAAGTGGATTTATTAATTGGTGATCCAACCAAATCCAAAACAAAATTGGGTTGGGAACCCAAATACGACCTTCCTGCCTTGGTTAAAGAAATGATGGCTGCTGATGTTACACATTTCCGCAAGGAAAAAATGCTGGCCGATGCTGGGTATGCGGTTAAAAATCAATATGAATAA
- a CDS encoding GDP-L-fucose synthase family protein, giving the protein MEKDAKIYIAGHRGMVGSAIMGKLQAEGFTNIICRSSKELNLTDQATVAQFFAEGKPEYVFLAAAKVGGILANNTYRGQFIYENLMIQNNVIHQSYLHGVKKLMFLGSSCVYPKLAPQPLKEDYLLTGELEPTNEPYAIAKIAGIKMCDAYRDQYGCNFISVMPTNLYGPNDNYDLNNSHVLPALLRKLITAKENNESAVTIWGTGCPKREFLHAQDMADACVFLMKTYNEPGLVNIGVGEDISILELAKLIKKIVGFKGEILTDTSKPDGTPRKLMNVDKLTSLGWKASISLEEGIKKVYEEIKDTFINDYTDSVSK; this is encoded by the coding sequence ATGGAAAAAGACGCTAAAATATACATTGCCGGTCATCGCGGGATGGTTGGATCAGCGATCATGGGAAAGCTTCAGGCAGAAGGGTTTACTAATATTATTTGCCGTTCTTCAAAAGAATTAAACCTAACAGATCAGGCTACTGTAGCCCAATTTTTTGCCGAGGGAAAGCCCGAATATGTATTTCTAGCAGCGGCTAAAGTAGGAGGTATACTTGCAAATAATACCTATAGGGGACAGTTTATTTACGAGAATCTGATGATTCAGAATAATGTGATTCATCAATCTTATTTACATGGGGTGAAGAAACTTATGTTTTTAGGGTCCTCTTGTGTTTATCCTAAGCTGGCGCCTCAGCCATTGAAAGAAGATTATTTGTTAACTGGGGAATTAGAACCTACTAACGAGCCTTATGCAATCGCCAAAATTGCTGGTATTAAAATGTGTGATGCTTACAGGGATCAATATGGTTGTAATTTTATTTCGGTAATGCCTACCAACTTGTATGGACCTAATGATAATTACGATTTAAATAATTCGCATGTTTTACCGGCCTTATTGCGAAAGTTAATAACGGCAAAAGAAAACAATGAATCAGCTGTTACCATTTGGGGGACAGGCTGTCCTAAACGTGAGTTTTTGCATGCTCAGGATATGGCTGATGCTTGTGTGTTTTTAATGAAAACTTACAATGAACCGGGATTGGTTAACATTGGCGTAGGAGAAGATATTTCGATTCTCGAATTAGCCAAACTGATAAAGAAAATTGTTGGATTTAAAGGGGAAATTTTAACCGATACTTCAAAACCAGACGGAACACCGCGTAAACTAATGAATGTTGATAAGCTGACAAGTTTAGGATGGAAAGCCAGTATATCTTTGGAAGAAGGTATAAAGAAAGTTTATGAAGAAATTAAAGATACTTTTATAAATGATTATACCGATAGTGTATCAAAATAA
- a CDS encoding mannose-1-phosphate guanylyltransferase translates to MNQSNYILIMAGGVGSRFWPKSRIEYPKQFIDILGVGKSFLQLTVERFKNVAPQENIFIVTNEQYRELVKEQLPHFAAEQIICEPSRNNTAPCVAYASFKLFAKNPNANVVVAPSDHFILKEEVFVEKILSALEFTATNDSLLTLGITPTRPDTGYGYINYMKTDAGAIKKVIRFTEKPKLEKAQEFLISGDYVWNAGIFIWNVKSALKAFQQNSPEIYELFKAGMVHYNTSSEKAFVDEFYPQSANISIDYAIMEKADNVFTLPADFGWSDLGTWASLYEVAEKDENQNVSNSDQILSFEAEGNIMHLPEGKKAVVKGLNNFIIVDDKDVLLIYPKELEQEIKQVSEQVALL, encoded by the coding sequence ATGAATCAAAGTAATTATATCCTCATAATGGCCGGGGGTGTGGGGTCTCGTTTTTGGCCGAAAAGTCGGATAGAATATCCTAAACAGTTTATCGATATTTTAGGTGTTGGTAAATCATTTTTGCAGTTAACTGTGGAGCGGTTCAAAAATGTAGCGCCTCAGGAAAATATATTTATTGTTACCAATGAACAATACAGAGAATTGGTGAAAGAGCAATTGCCGCATTTTGCCGCAGAACAGATTATTTGTGAGCCGTCTCGTAATAATACGGCTCCTTGTGTTGCTTATGCTTCGTTTAAGTTGTTTGCTAAAAATCCGAATGCCAATGTAGTTGTGGCTCCTTCCGACCATTTTATCTTAAAGGAAGAAGTATTTGTTGAGAAGATTCTTTCTGCTTTGGAATTCACAGCTACCAATGATTCATTACTTACTTTAGGGATAACCCCGACCCGTCCCGATACCGGATATGGTTATATCAATTACATGAAGACTGATGCAGGTGCCATTAAAAAGGTAATCCGTTTTACTGAAAAGCCTAAACTGGAAAAGGCTCAGGAATTTTTAATTTCAGGAGATTATGTGTGGAATGCAGGCATTTTCATTTGGAATGTTAAATCGGCCCTGAAAGCATTTCAGCAAAATTCTCCCGAGATTTATGAGTTATTCAAGGCTGGAATGGTTCATTATAATACATCTTCGGAAAAGGCATTTGTTGATGAGTTTTATCCGCAGTCGGCTAATATCTCCATTGATTATGCAATTATGGAGAAGGCGGACAATGTATTTACGCTCCCTGCTGATTTCGGTTGGTCTGATTTGGGGACATGGGCTTCATTATATGAAGTGGCTGAAAAAGATGAAAACCAAAACGTAAGTAACTCAGATCAGATTCTCAGCTTTGAAGCGGAAGGCAACATTATGCATCTGCCTGAAGGGAAGAAGGCGGTCGTTAAAGGCTTGAATAACTTTATTATTGTAGATGATAAGGATGTGTTGTTGATTTACCCCAAGGAATTAGAACAGGAGATTAAGCAAGTTTCTGAACAAGTAGCTTTACTATAG
- a CDS encoding MraY family glycosyltransferase yields the protein MILHLLIFLSALLVVSFSIPSIIYVAFRKRLFDVPTEDRKIHKKIIPNLGGVAIFTGFLFSTSLFVKSTVLPEAGIILASGIILFVVGLKDDLVGMSPVRKLIAQIVAALIIAVLADIRIKSMYGLFGLTEIVYPASVALTVFVIVAVVNAFNLVDGIDGLAGGLGVVVSLTYSLLFYMMGEPGWSYMAIAMAGSLIGFLIYNVSPAKIFMGDTGSLLVGMICAVLSIQFVDSSNTHTITALGLGVHPSPALVMAILIIPLFDTTRVFTLRILNSESPFKADRNHLHHRLIDLNLSHTMGALILVGVNVLFIGLALTFQYIGTIQLLMTLAVFAILCNSALTILLSQRKKKGIQLEVKRTSKTIEPTLKEEKDKFVESILERIAKN from the coding sequence ATGATTTTACATTTACTCATCTTCCTTTCAGCCCTCTTGGTGGTTAGTTTCTCTATTCCATCAATTATATACGTGGCGTTTAGGAAACGTTTATTTGATGTACCTACCGAAGATCGTAAAATTCATAAAAAGATTATTCCTAATTTGGGTGGTGTTGCCATTTTTACAGGCTTCTTATTTTCTACTTCTCTGTTTGTTAAAAGTACAGTATTGCCAGAGGCAGGTATCATTTTAGCATCTGGAATAATCCTGTTCGTTGTAGGCTTGAAAGATGACTTGGTAGGAATGAGTCCTGTGAGGAAATTAATAGCGCAAATTGTTGCCGCGTTGATAATAGCTGTCTTAGCCGATATTCGCATTAAAAGCATGTATGGCTTATTCGGATTGACTGAAATAGTTTATCCGGCAAGTGTAGCTTTAACAGTTTTTGTTATTGTTGCCGTTGTAAATGCCTTTAATCTGGTTGATGGAATTGACGGATTGGCTGGTGGCCTTGGTGTCGTTGTATCATTGACTTATTCCTTGTTATTCTATATGATGGGTGAACCGGGTTGGTCTTATATGGCTATCGCTATGGCCGGTTCCTTAATTGGATTTCTGATTTATAATGTATCTCCTGCTAAAATATTTATGGGCGACACGGGTTCTCTATTAGTCGGAATGATATGTGCTGTGCTTAGTATTCAGTTTGTTGATTCAAGTAATACGCATACAATTACCGCTTTGGGACTGGGTGTTCATCCATCACCAGCTTTGGTTATGGCAATTCTGATTATTCCATTATTTGATACAACGCGTGTTTTTACTTTGCGCATTTTAAATAGTGAGTCTCCTTTTAAAGCTGATAGAAATCACCTGCATCACCGCTTGATCGACTTGAATTTATCGCATACCATGGGTGCTTTGATTTTGGTGGGTGTTAACGTGCTGTTTATTGGACTAGCCTTGACCTTTCAATATATTGGTACTATACAATTGCTGATGACGCTTGCGGTTTTTGCAATTCTTTGTAACTCAGCTCTCACTATTTTGCTTAGTCAGCGCAAGAAAAAAGGAATTCAATTAGAGGTGAAACGAACAAGCAAAACAATTGAACCAACGTTAAAAGAAGAAAAAGATAAGTTTGTGGAGTCGATCCTTGAGCGTATTGCAAAAAACTAA
- a CDS encoding IS110 family transposase produces MQPQVNQLDFSGQNIYVGFDVHLKSWQVTVMTELLTHKTFSQPPKPEVLHQYLRQNFPGGTYHSAYEAGFCGYWIHNRLEALGIHSIVVNPADIPTTDKEKVQKEDSRDSRKIAHSLRSGALIPIYVPSSKTLEDRCLVRTRSILTKDLARYKNRVKSFLYFHGIELPAPFTKKQSHWSKPFVDWLESIAMAEQSSKTALQAMILEAKHLRASVLQLTRHLLELSKTGTYQEAIALLRSIPGIGLLTAMTLLTELETINRFKNTDQLCSFIGLIPSTHSSGEKELAGTITRRGHSVLRSALIESAWVAARLDPALTKSFHEYCRRMEPNKAIVRIARKLLNRIRYVLINKQEYECAVVK; encoded by the coding sequence ATGCAACCACAAGTTAATCAATTAGATTTTAGCGGTCAAAACATTTATGTTGGTTTTGACGTGCACTTAAAAAGCTGGCAGGTTACCGTTATGACTGAACTGCTCACCCATAAAACCTTTTCGCAGCCACCTAAACCCGAAGTATTACACCAGTATCTCCGGCAGAATTTCCCCGGCGGCACCTATCATTCCGCCTACGAAGCAGGCTTCTGCGGCTACTGGATCCATAACCGCTTGGAGGCTCTGGGCATTCACTCCATCGTGGTCAATCCTGCCGATATTCCCACCACCGATAAAGAAAAAGTGCAAAAAGAGGATTCCAGGGATAGCCGTAAAATCGCACACTCATTAAGAAGTGGCGCCTTAATCCCGATTTATGTTCCTTCCAGTAAAACCCTAGAGGACCGTTGTTTAGTTCGCACCCGGTCCATACTGACCAAGGACCTTGCCCGGTATAAAAACCGGGTAAAATCGTTCCTGTACTTTCATGGCATTGAACTACCTGCGCCCTTCACCAAAAAACAGTCCCACTGGTCGAAACCTTTTGTTGATTGGCTGGAAAGCATCGCTATGGCTGAGCAGAGTAGTAAAACGGCCCTGCAGGCCATGATTTTAGAAGCGAAACATTTGAGAGCCTCTGTATTGCAACTCACCCGGCATTTACTAGAGCTATCAAAAACAGGTACTTACCAGGAAGCCATCGCTTTACTGCGAAGTATCCCTGGCATCGGATTATTAACGGCCATGACCTTATTAACCGAGCTGGAGACGATTAACCGGTTTAAAAACACGGATCAACTCTGCAGTTTTATAGGACTCATCCCCTCGACGCATTCAAGTGGGGAAAAAGAACTAGCCGGTACTATCACCCGACGGGGGCATAGCGTGCTGCGCAGCGCCCTGATTGAAAGTGCATGGGTAGCCGCACGCCTGGATCCGGCACTGACTAAAAGTTTTCATGAGTATTGCCGGCGAATGGAACCGAATAAGGCCATCGTAAGAATAGCCCGGAAATTACTCAACAGAATCAGGTATGTATTAATAAACAAACAAGAATATGAGTGTGCAGTGGTTAAATAA
- the ltrA gene encoding group II intron reverse transcriptase/maturase has protein sequence MLERIFDRRNLERALVAVERNQGAAGIDHLQSDELRPYVNAHYQALLKSILQGTYEPQPVRKVEILKPQGGKRMLGIPCVVDRMLQQAVSQWLIPQYEQEFNENSFGFRPGKNAHKAVMTAQKYLNTGREWIIELDLEKFFDKVNHQQLLGLLSKKIADKRTLKLVSLYLKSGIMEGGVLSPRSEGTPQGSPLSPLLSNIILNELDKELVKRGHKFVRYADDCSIYVQSKKAAQRVAAGIIEYIEKELLLKVNRVKTKISRPSNSYLLGFSFYKTKKGWQIRIGEQPFQRVKAKCKRITQSSNPSPEANKLKKLDEIIRGWVNYFKIANARSKMEKLDEWLRTRLRINTWRRWKRIRTKVSNLIKLEVGKSLAYQWGNTSKGAARVAHSPILLRTLNVSYWKKKGYWGFQHYYCQWQADGQPSLF, from the coding sequence ATGCTAGAGAGAATATTCGACAGAAGGAACCTTGAAAGAGCCCTTGTTGCCGTAGAACGCAACCAAGGGGCAGCGGGTATTGACCATCTGCAGAGCGATGAACTTCGCCCCTATGTAAATGCCCACTATCAAGCCCTACTGAAAAGTATACTCCAAGGCACTTATGAGCCACAACCCGTGCGGAAAGTAGAAATACTCAAACCACAGGGCGGCAAAAGGATGCTAGGAATTCCTTGTGTAGTGGACAGGATGCTGCAACAAGCGGTCTCCCAATGGCTAATTCCGCAGTACGAACAGGAATTTAACGAAAACAGCTTTGGTTTCAGGCCGGGTAAGAATGCCCATAAGGCAGTAATGACTGCCCAAAAGTACCTTAACACAGGCCGGGAATGGATAATAGAGCTGGATTTGGAGAAATTCTTCGACAAGGTAAACCACCAGCAACTACTGGGTTTACTAAGTAAGAAGATTGCAGACAAACGCACCCTAAAACTAGTCAGCCTTTACCTGAAAAGCGGCATAATGGAAGGCGGAGTGCTAAGCCCTCGCAGCGAAGGTACCCCTCAAGGTAGCCCGTTAAGCCCATTGCTTTCCAACATCATTTTAAATGAGCTGGACAAGGAGTTGGTAAAGCGGGGACATAAATTTGTGCGTTATGCCGATGATTGCAGTATCTATGTACAAAGTAAGAAAGCAGCCCAAAGAGTAGCTGCCGGAATCATAGAATACATAGAAAAGGAGCTACTACTAAAGGTAAACAGGGTAAAGACGAAAATCAGCCGACCCTCCAACAGCTACCTGCTTGGCTTCAGCTTTTATAAAACAAAGAAAGGCTGGCAGATTAGAATAGGAGAACAGCCCTTCCAAAGGGTGAAAGCGAAATGTAAAAGGATAACCCAATCAAGTAACCCCAGCCCAGAAGCAAACAAGCTTAAAAAGCTCGATGAAATCATCAGAGGCTGGGTAAACTACTTTAAAATCGCCAATGCGAGAAGTAAAATGGAGAAACTTGATGAATGGTTAAGAACCCGATTGCGAATCAACACCTGGAGGAGATGGAAACGGATACGAACCAAAGTCTCCAACCTAATAAAACTCGAAGTAGGAAAATCATTGGCCTATCAGTGGGGCAACACAAGTAAAGGTGCAGCCAGAGTTGCACACAGCCCCATTTTACTTAGAACGCTGAATGTCAGCTACTGGAAAAAGAAAGGCTATTGGGGTTTTCAGCATTATTATTGTCAATGGCAAGCCGATGGGCAACCGTCGTTATTTTAA